The Candidatus Nanohalovita haloferacivicina genome has a window encoding:
- the rpl12p gene encoding 50S ribosomal protein P1, giving the protein MELVYAALTLHEAGKEVNEDNLQAIVDAADLEVEDTEIKALVAALEDVDIEEAMETAVAAGAAPAPSGDEGGADEADEEEEEEEEEEDTSEEDAAEGLGSMF; this is encoded by the coding sequence ATGGAACTAGTTTACGCAGCACTGACACTACACGAAGCTGGAAAAGAAGTTAACGAAGACAATCTACAGGCAATTGTAGACGCAGCAGACCTAGAAGTCGAAGATACAGAAATCAAGGCTCTAGTCGCAGCACTCGAAGACGTCGACATTGAAGAAGCAATGGAGACAGCAGTCGCAGCAGGCGCAGCACCAGCACCTTCAGGAGACGAAGGCGGAGCAGACGAAGCTGACGAAGAAGAGGAAGAGGAAGAAGAGGAAGAAGACACTTCCGAAGAAGACGCAGCTGAAGGCCTAGGATCAATGTTCTAA
- a CDS encoding 50S ribosomal protein L10, giving the protein MVQPKPKRLTREQKEEKVEYFKEEIESNPVIGILDMHNLPAKQLQEIKKEMKEFAKVRMSRKTLMQIAIEQSDKEDIAQLEENEAIQPAFIFSEKDPFQLYSLIQANKTSAAAQGGEIAPNDIEVPDGDTGIGPGPMLGKLQQKGLNVQVDDGSIHVQQPGVIIEKGEEITADDAEILNQLGIEPLEIGLDLDVAYSEGELFTAEELDIDVEQYRTDVEAAASGAFNLAVNAGIINETTAETIVQQAVRKAKNLAISEGLPFEETIEEALAYAKSNADGLDSQLDLESVDLDEDTEEAESEETEEEDESEQDSDESEESEEDSEDEEDKEEE; this is encoded by the coding sequence ATGGTGCAACCAAAGCCAAAAAGACTGACACGAGAACAGAAAGAAGAGAAAGTCGAGTACTTCAAAGAAGAAATCGAATCCAACCCAGTAATCGGAATCCTCGACATGCACAATCTTCCAGCAAAGCAACTCCAGGAAATCAAGAAAGAAATGAAGGAGTTCGCCAAAGTCAGAATGTCCAGAAAGACACTGATGCAGATCGCAATCGAACAAAGCGACAAAGAAGACATCGCACAACTGGAAGAAAACGAGGCAATCCAGCCAGCATTCATCTTCTCAGAAAAAGACCCATTCCAGCTCTACTCCCTAATCCAGGCCAACAAAACATCGGCCGCAGCACAGGGAGGAGAAATCGCTCCGAACGACATAGAAGTACCTGACGGAGACACAGGAATCGGGCCAGGACCAATGCTTGGAAAACTCCAGCAAAAAGGCCTGAACGTACAGGTAGACGACGGCTCCATCCACGTACAGCAGCCAGGAGTCATCATCGAAAAAGGAGAGGAAATCACTGCAGACGACGCAGAAATCCTCAACCAGCTCGGAATCGAACCACTGGAAATCGGACTCGACCTGGACGTAGCATACAGCGAAGGAGAACTCTTCACAGCAGAAGAACTAGACATCGACGTAGAACAGTACAGAACAGACGTCGAAGCAGCAGCAAGCGGCGCATTCAACCTCGCAGTCAACGCAGGAATCATCAACGAAACAACTGCAGAGACAATCGTCCAGCAGGCAGTCAGAAAGGCCAAGAACCTGGCAATCAGCGAAGGCCTACCATTCGAAGAAACAATCGAAGAAGCCCTCGCCTACGCCAAATCCAACGCAGACGGCCTCGACAGCCAGCTAGACCTTGAATCAGTCGACCTAGATGAAGACACAGAAGAAGCAGAAAGTGAAGAGACTGAAGAAGAGGACGAATCCGAACAAGATTCAGACGAGTCAGAAGAATCTGAAGAAGATTCCGAAGACGAAGAAGACAAGGAAGAGGAATAA
- a CDS encoding 50S ribosomal protein L1 produces the protein MNFEDAVKQAVEDSEERGFKESIDLIINFKGLDLSDPDNRFNEDFKLPFQADEDVKVAVIGDTLAKNAENADLEITESELEEEYFENPKNAKDLADEYSFLIAEAPLMPKIGSQLGQVFGPRNMMPDPMPPGSDPTDKIEDLRNTVTLRLREDPLMQIKVGNEERDLDEAARNASSIYDFVESQLPQGQNNIKSVLIKTTMGPTVEVN, from the coding sequence ATGAATTTTGAAGACGCAGTCAAACAGGCAGTAGAAGACTCTGAAGAAAGAGGCTTCAAAGAAAGCATCGACCTAATCATCAACTTCAAAGGCCTCGATCTTTCAGACCCTGACAACAGATTCAACGAAGACTTCAAGCTACCATTCCAGGCCGACGAAGACGTAAAAGTCGCAGTAATCGGAGATACACTTGCAAAGAACGCAGAGAACGCAGACCTGGAAATTACAGAAAGCGAGCTTGAAGAAGAATACTTCGAAAATCCGAAAAACGCAAAGGACCTTGCAGATGAGTACTCATTCCTTATCGCAGAGGCACCACTGATGCCTAAGATCGGTTCCCAGCTAGGACAGGTATTCGGACCAAGAAACATGATGCCTGACCCAATGCCACCAGGATCCGACCCTACTGACAAAATCGAAGACCTGAGAAACACAGTAACACTCAGACTTCGTGAAGATCCACTAATGCAGATCAAGGTAGGAAACGAGGAAAGAGACCTAGACGAAGCTGCAAGAAACGCATCCTCAATCTACGACTTTGTAGAAAGCCAGCTTCCACAGGGACAGAACAACATCAAATCCGTACTCATAAAGACCACTATGGGTCCAACAGTCGAGGTGAACTAA
- a CDS encoding 50S ribosomal protein L11, whose amino-acid sequence MGDKTTISTLVEGGSASAGPPLGPELGPLPTDVGEVVKAINEKTADFQGMEVPVDVIVDEETGDFEIEVGKPPAAVLIKDELGIESGSGEPNKNKVADMEFATACKVARMKASDLLAMDLRGAVKEIIGTAHSMGVTIDGKDAYDVAQEIDEGKYDDKLEAEEGI is encoded by the coding sequence ATGGGAGACAAAACAACGATTTCGACACTAGTCGAGGGTGGATCTGCATCAGCAGGCCCTCCGCTAGGACCAGAACTTGGGCCTCTACCAACTGACGTTGGAGAGGTTGTAAAAGCCATCAACGAAAAAACAGCAGACTTCCAGGGAATGGAGGTACCTGTTGACGTCATCGTAGACGAAGAAACAGGCGACTTCGAGATAGAAGTCGGAAAGCCACCAGCAGCAGTCCTGATCAAGGACGAACTGGGCATCGAATCCGGATCCGGCGAACCAAACAAGAACAAGGTAGCCGACATGGAATTCGCAACAGCTTGCAAAGTAGCAAGAATGAAGGCCTCCGACCTGCTAGCAATGGATCTGCGTGGAGCTGTCAAAGAAATTATCGGAACAGCTCACTCAATGGGAGTAACCATTGACGGAAAAGACGCATACGACGTTGCACAGGAGATCGACGAAGGAAAATACGACGATAAACTGGAAGCAGAGGAAGGCATCTAG
- a CDS encoding transcription elongation factor Spt5: MILTARTTRGREKTAINALESKVKGKDVDIRAVFHPEDLQGYIFIEGNEADIRKVANDARNINGIIDEEVEVDEIEKYLSEEQEDIKLEVGDKVEVIGGPFKGEEAKINRVDETNREVTIELLDAAVPIPTTVDADMVRKKAQQ; encoded by the coding sequence ATGATACTTACCGCACGAACAACAAGAGGACGCGAGAAGACCGCAATAAACGCACTTGAAAGCAAAGTCAAAGGAAAAGACGTAGACATAAGAGCGGTTTTCCACCCAGAAGACCTCCAGGGATACATCTTCATCGAAGGAAACGAAGCAGACATCAGAAAAGTCGCAAACGACGCCAGAAACATCAACGGCATCATAGATGAAGAAGTAGAAGTCGACGAGATAGAAAAATACCTGAGCGAAGAACAGGAAGACATCAAGCTCGAAGTAGGCGACAAGGTAGAAGTAATCGGCGGGCCTTTCAAAGGAGAAGAAGCAAAAATCAACAGAGTAGACGAAACCAACAGAGAAGTCACCATCGAACTGCTAGACGCCGCAGTACCGATTCCAACAACAGTCGACGCAGACATGGTGCGCAAAAAAGCTCAGCAATAA
- a CDS encoding protein translocase SEC61 complex subunit gamma, which translates to MELNPGKWKQYATDKLREYRRVLKISEKPDREEFEMSAKVTGAGMIIIGLIGFIFYLLSNLIPNYL; encoded by the coding sequence ATGGAACTAAACCCCGGAAAATGGAAGCAGTATGCAACGGATAAACTACGAGAGTACCGTAGAGTGCTCAAAATATCCGAGAAACCTGACAGAGAAGAATTCGAGATGAGCGCCAAAGTCACCGGCGCAGGAATGATAATCATCGGACTGATAGGATTTATCTTCTACCTGCTTTCAAACCTGATTCCAAACTACCTGTGA